The Pseudomonas allokribbensis genome has a window encoding:
- a CDS encoding polyamine ABC transporter substrate-binding protein, whose protein sequence is MLRSLKFTALTLGLMGAASAMAAGPDLTVVSFGGANKAAQVKAFYAPWEAAGNGKIVAGEYNGEMAKVKAMVDTKSVSWDLVEVESPELSRGCDEDMFEQLDPALFGKTEDYVKGAIQPCGVGFFVWSTVLAYNADKLKTAPSSWADFWDTKKFPGKRGLRKGAKYTLEFALMADGVAPKDVYKVLASKDGQDRAFKKLDELKPSIQWWEAGAQPPQYLASGDVVMSSAYNGRIAAVQKESNLKVVWNGGIYDFDAWAIPKGLDAKRAEAAKKFIAYSVQPQQQKTYSENIAYGPANTQAVPLLAKDVLKDMPTTPENIANQVQIDVSFWADNGEQLEQRFNSWAAK, encoded by the coding sequence ATGTTGAGATCCCTGAAGTTCACAGCCCTGACCCTGGGCCTGATGGGTGCGGCAAGCGCAATGGCCGCTGGCCCGGATCTGACCGTGGTGTCGTTTGGCGGGGCGAACAAGGCGGCGCAAGTCAAAGCCTTCTACGCACCGTGGGAAGCAGCAGGCAACGGCAAGATCGTCGCCGGCGAGTACAACGGTGAAATGGCCAAGGTCAAAGCCATGGTCGACACCAAGAGCGTGTCCTGGGATCTGGTAGAGGTTGAATCGCCGGAACTGTCCCGTGGCTGCGACGAAGACATGTTCGAGCAACTCGATCCTGCTCTGTTCGGCAAGACCGAAGACTACGTCAAAGGCGCGATCCAGCCGTGTGGCGTGGGCTTCTTCGTGTGGTCGACCGTGCTGGCCTACAACGCCGACAAGCTGAAAACCGCACCGAGCAGTTGGGCGGACTTCTGGGACACCAAGAAATTCCCGGGCAAGCGCGGCTTGCGCAAAGGCGCCAAGTACACCCTCGAATTCGCACTGATGGCCGACGGTGTTGCGCCGAAAGACGTCTACAAAGTGTTGGCCAGCAAAGATGGTCAGGATCGCGCATTCAAGAAACTGGACGAACTCAAGCCAAGCATCCAGTGGTGGGAAGCCGGCGCCCAGCCGCCGCAATACCTCGCGTCCGGTGACGTGGTCATGAGCTCGGCCTACAACGGCCGGATCGCTGCCGTGCAGAAAGAATCCAACCTGAAAGTGGTGTGGAACGGCGGCATCTACGACTTCGACGCATGGGCCATCCCGAAAGGTCTGGACGCCAAGCGTGCGGAAGCGGCGAAGAAATTCATCGCCTATTCGGTGCAACCGCAACAGCAGAAGACCTATTCGGAAAACATCGCCTACGGCCCGGCCAACACCCAGGCTGTACCGCTGCTGGCCAAGGATGTCCTGAAAGACATGCCGACCACCCCGGAGAACATCGCCAACCAGGTGCAGATCGACGTCAGCTTCTGGGCTGACAACGGTGAGCAACTGGAGCAGCGCTTCAATTCCTGGGCTGCGAAGTAA
- a CDS encoding ABC transporter ATP-binding protein: protein MSQVESNAGASDVLVSFRGVQKSYDGENLIVKDLNLDIRKGEFLTLLGPSGSGKTTSLMMLAGFETPTAGEILLAGRAINNVPPHKRDIGMVFQNYALFPHMTVAENLAFPLTVRGLNKSDVSDKVKKVLSMVQLDAFASRYPAQLSGGQQQRVALARALVFEPQLVLMDEPLGALDKQLREHMQMEIKHLHQRLGVTVVYVTHDQGEALTMSDRVAVFHQGEIQQIAPPRTLYEEPKNTFVANFIGENNRLNGRLLSQSGERCVVELGRGEKVEALAVNIGQTGEPVTLSIRPERVSLNGSSDQCVNRFSGRVAEFIYLGDHVRVRLEVCGKTDFFVKQPIAELDPALAVGDVVPLGWQVEHVRALDPLLEAH from the coding sequence ATGAGCCAGGTCGAATCAAACGCAGGGGCCAGCGATGTGCTGGTCAGCTTTCGTGGAGTGCAGAAGAGCTACGACGGCGAGAACCTGATCGTCAAAGACCTCAACCTGGACATCCGCAAGGGCGAGTTCCTGACCCTGCTCGGGCCGTCCGGCTCCGGCAAGACCACCAGCCTGATGATGCTCGCCGGTTTCGAAACACCGACCGCCGGTGAAATCCTGCTGGCCGGGCGGGCGATCAACAACGTGCCGCCGCACAAGCGCGACATCGGCATGGTGTTCCAGAACTACGCGCTGTTCCCGCACATGACCGTCGCCGAGAACCTGGCGTTCCCGCTGACCGTGCGCGGCCTGAACAAGAGCGACGTCAGCGACAAGGTCAAGAAAGTCCTGAGCATGGTGCAGCTCGATGCCTTCGCTTCGCGCTATCCGGCGCAGTTGTCCGGCGGCCAGCAACAACGTGTGGCGCTGGCCCGCGCACTGGTGTTCGAGCCACAACTGGTGCTGATGGACGAACCCCTCGGCGCCCTCGACAAACAGCTGCGCGAACACATGCAGATGGAAATCAAACACCTGCACCAGCGCCTCGGCGTGACCGTGGTCTACGTGACCCACGACCAGGGCGAAGCCCTGACCATGTCCGATCGCGTCGCTGTATTCCATCAAGGTGAGATCCAACAGATCGCCCCGCCGCGCACCCTCTACGAAGAACCGAAAAACACCTTTGTCGCCAACTTCATCGGCGAGAACAACCGCCTCAACGGTCGCCTGCTCAGCCAGAGCGGCGAGCGCTGTGTGGTCGAGTTGGGGCGTGGGGAAAAGGTCGAGGCGCTGGCGGTCAACATCGGCCAGACCGGTGAACCGGTCACCCTGTCGATCCGTCCGGAGCGCGTCAGCCTCAACGGTTCGAGCGATCAATGCGTCAACCGCTTCTCCGGGCGGGTGGCCGAATTCATCTATCTGGGCGACCACGTCCGGGTGCGCCTGGAAGTCTGCGGCAAGACCGACTTCTTCGTGAAACAACCGATTGCCGAGCTCGATCCAGCGCTCGCGGTCGGCGACGTGGTTCCGCTTGGCTGGCAGGTCGAACACGTTCGTGCACTCGACCCACTTCTAGAGGCGCATTAA
- the rpe gene encoding ribulose-phosphate 3-epimerase, whose translation MQPFVIAPSILSADFARLGEEVDNVLAAGADFVHFDVMDNHYVPNLTIGPMVCAALRKYGVTAPIDAHLMVSPVDRIVGDFIEAGATYITFHPEATLHVDRSLQLIREGGCKSGLVFNPATPLDVLKYVIDKVDMVLLMSVNPGFGGQKFIPGTLDKLREARAIIDASGRDIRLEIDGGVNVNNIREIAAAGADTFVAGSAIFNAPNYQEVIDKMRSELALARP comes from the coding sequence ATGCAGCCCTTCGTTATTGCTCCGTCGATTCTCTCCGCCGACTTCGCCCGCCTGGGCGAGGAAGTGGACAACGTTCTGGCCGCCGGTGCCGACTTCGTTCACTTCGATGTCATGGACAACCACTACGTACCGAACCTGACCATCGGCCCGATGGTCTGCGCCGCGCTGCGCAAGTATGGCGTGACCGCGCCGATCGACGCGCACCTGATGGTCAGCCCGGTGGATCGCATCGTCGGTGACTTCATCGAGGCCGGCGCCACCTACATCACCTTCCACCCGGAAGCCACGCTGCACGTCGATCGTTCGCTGCAACTGATCCGTGAAGGCGGCTGCAAATCCGGCCTGGTGTTCAACCCGGCGACCCCGCTGGACGTGCTCAAGTACGTGATCGACAAGGTCGATATGGTCTTGCTGATGAGCGTCAACCCGGGCTTCGGCGGGCAGAAATTCATCCCCGGCACCCTCGACAAGCTGCGCGAAGCGCGCGCGATCATCGATGCCTCGGGCCGTGACATCCGCCTGGAAATCGACGGCGGCGTCAACGTCAACAACATCCGTGAAATCGCCGCTGCCGGCGCCGACACCTTTGTCGCCGGCTCGGCGATCTTCAATGCGCCGAACTATCAGGAAGTCATCGACAAGATGCGTTCCGAACTGGCGCTGGCCCGCCCATGA
- a CDS encoding iron-containing alcohol dehydrogenase encodes MSLSSFKIAHKLITGAGAIEQLAAELTRLDIDNPLIVTDAALVKSGTVQLALAQIGEREYEIFDRVLPDPEIAIVEDCMRVYREGGHDGLIGLGGGSAIDIAKSVAAYAGYHGALEDLFGVDQVPRKGPPLIAIPTTAGTGSEVTNVAILSDKVAQLKKGIVSDYLLPDVALVSPQMTLTCPRSVTAASGVDALVHAIESYLSLNASPITDSLAIGAIKLIARSLPKAYANPSNLQAREDMATASLMAGMAFGNAGVGAVHALAYPLGGRFNITHGVSNALLLPYVMTWNKMACVERMQDIAEAMGVKTAHLSLNEAADRAVTAMTELCAAVDIPQGLRSFGVPEEAIPAMAVEAAGIERLMRNNPRKLSAADIEKIYRAAY; translated from the coding sequence ATGAGTCTTTCCTCGTTCAAGATTGCTCACAAACTGATCACCGGCGCCGGGGCCATCGAGCAACTGGCGGCCGAGCTCACACGGCTGGACATCGACAACCCGCTGATCGTCACCGATGCCGCGCTGGTCAAGTCCGGCACGGTGCAGTTGGCGCTGGCGCAGATCGGCGAGCGCGAGTACGAAATCTTCGACCGCGTGCTGCCGGATCCGGAAATCGCCATCGTCGAGGACTGCATGCGCGTCTACCGAGAGGGCGGGCATGACGGGTTGATCGGCCTCGGCGGCGGCAGTGCCATCGACATCGCCAAGAGCGTCGCGGCGTATGCCGGTTATCACGGTGCGCTGGAGGATCTGTTCGGCGTCGATCAGGTGCCGCGCAAGGGCCCGCCGCTGATCGCCATCCCGACCACCGCCGGCACGGGTTCTGAAGTGACCAACGTCGCCATTCTTTCGGACAAGGTCGCTCAATTGAAGAAGGGCATCGTTAGCGACTACCTGCTGCCGGACGTGGCGCTGGTCAGTCCGCAGATGACCCTGACTTGTCCGCGCAGTGTGACGGCCGCCAGTGGTGTCGATGCGCTGGTGCATGCCATCGAGTCCTATCTGTCGCTGAATGCCTCGCCGATCACCGATTCGCTGGCGATCGGCGCGATCAAGTTGATCGCCCGGTCATTGCCCAAGGCCTACGCCAACCCATCCAACCTGCAGGCGCGGGAAGACATGGCCACCGCGAGCCTGATGGCCGGCATGGCGTTCGGCAATGCCGGGGTTGGCGCGGTGCATGCGCTGGCGTATCCGCTGGGCGGGCGTTTCAACATTACCCACGGCGTCAGCAATGCGCTGTTGCTGCCTTATGTCATGACCTGGAACAAGATGGCCTGCGTCGAACGGATGCAGGATATCGCCGAAGCCATGGGGGTGAAGACCGCTCATCTGAGCCTCAATGAAGCGGCGGACCGTGCCGTCACGGCGATGACCGAACTGTGCGCAGCGGTGGACATTCCGCAGGGTCTGCGCAGTTTCGGTGTGCCCGAAGAGGCGATCCCGGCCATGGCCGTAGAGGCCGCAGGCATCGAGCGCCTGATGCGCAACAACCCGCGCAAGCTCAGCGCTGCCGACATCGAGAAGATCTACCGGGCAGCGTACTGA
- a CDS encoding ABC transporter permease produces the protein MLSPYMSPVERVWFYSLRILCGLILLFLILPVLVIVPLSFNSGSFLVYPLQGFSLHWYQDFFASAEWMRSLKNSIIVAPAATVLAMVFGTLAAIGLTRGDFPGKALVMALVISPMVVPVVIIGVASYLFFAPLGLGNSFFSLIVVHAVLGVPFVIITVSATLQGFNHNLVRAAASLGASPLTTFRRVTLPLIAPGVISGALFAFATSFDEVVVTLFLAGPEQATLPRQMFSGIRENLSPTIAAAATLLIAFSVILLLTLEWLRGRSEKLRTAQV, from the coding sequence ATGCTGAGTCCTTATATGTCGCCCGTCGAGCGGGTGTGGTTCTACAGCTTGCGGATCCTCTGCGGCTTGATCCTGTTGTTCCTGATCCTGCCGGTGCTGGTGATCGTGCCGCTGTCGTTCAACTCGGGCAGTTTCCTGGTGTACCCGCTGCAAGGTTTTTCGCTGCACTGGTATCAGGACTTCTTCGCCTCGGCGGAATGGATGCGCTCGCTGAAGAACAGCATCATCGTCGCCCCGGCGGCGACGGTGCTGGCAATGGTCTTCGGCACGCTGGCGGCCATCGGCCTGACCCGTGGCGACTTCCCCGGCAAGGCGCTGGTGATGGCGCTGGTGATTTCGCCGATGGTGGTGCCGGTGGTGATCATCGGTGTGGCCAGCTACCTGTTCTTCGCGCCGTTGGGCCTGGGCAACAGTTTCTTTTCGCTGATCGTGGTGCACGCGGTGCTGGGTGTGCCGTTCGTGATCATCACGGTGTCGGCGACGTTGCAGGGGTTCAACCATAACCTGGTGCGGGCGGCGGCCAGCCTTGGGGCTTCGCCACTAACCACGTTCCGTCGGGTGACCTTGCCGCTGATTGCGCCGGGGGTGATTTCCGGTGCGCTGTTTGCCTTTGCGACGTCGTTTGATGAAGTGGTGGTGACGCTGTTCCTTGCCGGCCCTGAGCAAGCGACGTTGCCTCGGCAGATGTTCAGCGGGATTCGCGAGAACCTGAGTCCGACGATTGCGGCGGCGGCGACTCTGTTGATTGCCTTCTCGGTGATCCTGCTGCTGACGCTTGAGTGGCTGCGTGGGCGTAGCGAGAAACTGCGCACCGCTCAGGTCTGA
- a CDS encoding response regulator, protein MIRVLVAEDHTIVREGIKQLIGLAKDLQVVGEASNGEQLLETLRSVPCEVVLLDISMPGVNGLEAIPRIRALNNPPAILVLSMHDEAQMAARALKVGAAGYATKDSDPALLLTAIRKVAAGGRYIDPELADRMVFEVGLTDTRPLHSLLSEREFSVFERLAQGANVNDIAQQLALSSKTISTHKARLMQKLNITSLAELVKYAMEHKLL, encoded by the coding sequence GTGATCCGTGTACTGGTAGCCGAAGACCACACCATCGTTCGCGAAGGCATCAAGCAATTGATCGGCCTGGCCAAGGATCTGCAAGTGGTGGGGGAGGCGAGCAATGGCGAGCAGTTGCTCGAAACCCTGCGCAGCGTGCCGTGCGAGGTGGTGCTGCTGGATATTTCCATGCCCGGGGTCAACGGGCTGGAAGCGATTCCGCGTATCCGCGCACTGAACAATCCGCCAGCGATTCTGGTGCTGTCGATGCACGATGAAGCGCAGATGGCCGCCCGGGCGCTGAAGGTCGGCGCCGCCGGGTATGCGACCAAGGACAGCGATCCGGCGCTGCTGCTGACGGCGATCCGCAAGGTCGCGGCGGGCGGGCGCTACATCGATCCGGAACTGGCCGACCGCATGGTCTTCGAAGTCGGCCTGACCGATACACGACCGCTGCATTCGTTGTTGTCGGAGCGCGAGTTTTCCGTGTTCGAGCGCCTGGCCCAGGGCGCCAACGTCAACGACATCGCCCAGCAACTGGCCCTGAGCAGCAAGACCATCAGCACCCACAAGGCACGGCTGATGCAGAAGCTCAACATCACTTCACTCGCCGAGCTGGTGAAGTATGCGATGGAACACAAGCTCCTCTAA
- a CDS encoding ABC transporter permease: protein MAIAVPLNEGNSPTLKQRLKHAERVNRWKAQALIAPLVLFLLLVFLVPIVALLYKSVGNPEVVGGMPRTVAAIASWDGRGLPAEPVYKAAGEDLAEARKNQTLGDLSKRLNMELAGYRSLLTKTARSLPFASEPTSYKEALEGLDERWGDPAYWQAVKRNTSSITPFYLLAAVDHRIDDLGELAPATPDQAIYLDIFARTFWMGLIITVICLVLAYPLAYLLANLPSRQSNLLMILVLLPFWTSILVRVAAWIVLLQSGGLINSALMAMGVIDKPLELVFNRTGVYISMVHILLPFMILPIYSVMKGISPTYMRAAISLGCHPFASFWRVYFPQTYAGVGAGCLLVFILAIGYYITPALLGSPNDQMVSYFVAFYTNTSINWGMATALGGLLLLATVVLYLIYSWLVGASRLRLS from the coding sequence ATGGCCATCGCCGTTCCCCTGAACGAGGGCAACAGCCCCACCTTGAAGCAGCGGCTCAAGCACGCCGAGCGGGTCAACCGCTGGAAGGCCCAGGCGCTGATCGCGCCGCTGGTGCTGTTTCTGTTGCTGGTGTTCCTGGTGCCGATCGTGGCGCTGCTCTACAAAAGCGTCGGCAACCCGGAAGTGGTGGGCGGCATGCCACGCACCGTGGCAGCCATTGCCAGTTGGGACGGTCGCGGACTGCCCGCTGAACCGGTCTACAAGGCCGCCGGCGAAGACCTCGCCGAAGCCCGCAAAAACCAGACCTTGGGCGATCTGTCCAAGCGCTTGAACATGGAGTTGGCCGGCTATCGCAGCCTGCTGACCAAAACCGCCCGTTCGCTGCCATTCGCCAGCGAGCCGACCTCTTATAAAGAAGCGCTGGAAGGCCTCGACGAGCGTTGGGGCGATCCGGCCTATTGGCAAGCGGTGAAGCGCAACACCAGCAGCATCACCCCGTTCTACCTGTTGGCGGCGGTGGATCATCGCATCGACGATCTCGGCGAGCTGGCCCCGGCCACCCCGGATCAGGCGATCTACCTCGACATCTTCGCCCGGACCTTCTGGATGGGCCTGATCATCACCGTGATCTGCCTGGTGCTGGCCTATCCGTTGGCGTACCTGTTGGCCAACCTGCCGTCACGTCAAAGCAACCTGCTGATGATTCTGGTGTTGCTGCCGTTCTGGACCTCGATTCTGGTGCGGGTCGCCGCGTGGATCGTGTTGCTGCAATCCGGCGGGTTGATCAACAGCGCGCTGATGGCAATGGGCGTGATCGATAAACCGCTGGAGCTGGTGTTCAACCGTACCGGGGTTTACATCTCGATGGTGCACATCCTGCTGCCGTTCATGATCCTGCCGATCTACAGCGTGATGAAAGGCATCTCGCCGACCTACATGCGCGCCGCGATTTCCCTGGGTTGCCATCCGTTCGCCAGTTTCTGGCGGGTGTACTTCCCGCAGACCTATGCCGGTGTCGGCGCCGGTTGCCTGTTGGTGTTCATCCTCGCCATCGGCTACTACATCACCCCGGCGTTGCTGGGCAGCCCGAACGATCAGATGGTCAGCTACTTCGTCGCGTTCTACACCAACACCAGCATCAACTGGGGCATGGCCACTGCGCTTGGCGGGCTGTTGCTGCTGGCGACCGTGGTGCTTTATCTGATCTACAGCTGGCTGGTGGGCGCCAGTCGCCTGCGCCTGAGCTAA